In Armatimonadota bacterium, the genomic stretch CTGCTGGCATGATTGTGGCTCGCCTCCTTTATTTTCTCACAAAAATGAATTCGGCGTTGACCGTCCATTTTCATGCCAGCAGCCTCATCTTTTACCTATTAAAATTCCGTAGATTTGACACGCACCCCAAAAAGACCCCGCGCTTGTATACTCTGCTTCGCTCGTGCTACAATCGAGCAATGAATCACACTGAGTCGGTTTTTCGGACAATAAAAGACAGAGTAGCCGCCGCTATCGGCGAGTTGGAAGAAGCGTCCGCAGCGGCTGAAAAGAAAGAAAACCACCGCCGTCTTTCAAATGCGGCGTTGGAACTTCACAAATGCGCCGACGAGATGCAGAATGTGCTTATGCGCATTAAACCGCGATGAGCCAATGTGGCAGCTTCGGCCGCTTCGCAACCGAAGCAACTAAACCGAAGTAGGGAACAGGGAACAGGCAACTGATTGCAAAGCCGGAAAACTTTTTATGTATAGTCATTCCGAGCGAATGCGAGGAATCTGCTGTGAACCCGACTTGGCAAGAGCATATATAGGTTCTAATAATACAAAGTGTGGCGAGCGTTCCGGACTTTCCACTATGGAGGGCAAATGGAAAACATAACAATAATCGCTGATGAAATTCGCGAACTGCTGGATGAGACAAATGCCGTAAGAGAAGCGGCGTTAAAGCTGTCGCGTGAAACTATCAGGCTCTGTGCAAACTCCATTCGCGCAAGTCATAGAGAGGACTTTGACGAGGCCTGCAGGCTGAAATCCGAGGCTCGCAAAAAGGTCGAAGAGGCAAAGCAGATACTCAAGGACAAGCTCGAAATTTATTACACGGGCTATGTTCAGGATGCTCAGAAAGAGTATGCCGAGTCGGAGCTGACTTATGCTATAATCCGGGAGATGGAGTTTCCGCGCCATGAGGATCTGGGTGTCGAGGCGGCGGCGTATCTCAACGGTATGGCCGAGGCCATTGGCGAGAGCAGACGCCACGTGCTGGATGTGATGCGTCACGGCGATCTGGTTAGGGCCGAGCGGATTCTGGATATAATGGACGAGGTATACTACATACTCATTACGTTCGACTATCCAGACGCAGTCACGCAGGGCCTTCGCCGGCAGACGGATATGGTCAGAGGTGTTCTCGAGCGCACCCGAGGGGACATCACTCTTCTTCAACAGCAGCAGAGGCTCGAGGGCGCGATCGAGACCGCTATAGAGCGGATGTGCAATGAACCGGGTAATCGAAAAGCTTCGGAGGGCGACACAAAATAGCCCATATGCGGGACGGCTCTATCTGGTCGGCGGCATTGTTCGCGACAAGTTTATGGGTATTCCTCCCGATGAGGACATAGACATTGTGCTCGAAGGCGACGCTGCCGGGCTTGCGAATTTTTTGCACGAGCGCGGCGTCGCCGATTACCGCCCGGTAACTTTTGCGCGTTTTGGGACGGCTATGATCATAGTCGATGACCGTCAGGTCGAGATTGTGGGGGCTAGGAAAGAGTCATATGATGCCTCCAGCCGCAAGCCGATCACACAGCCCGGAACACTTGCCGACGATGCGGCGCGCCGCGATTTCACCATAAACACTCTGCTTGAAAACCTCCATACCGGCGAGGTCCTGGACCTTACCGGCCAGGCTGAGCGCGATATCCGCGATGGAATCATCCGCACTCCTGTCGATCCTATAGTCACTTTTAATGACGACCCTCTGCGCATGCTTCGCGCAATACGCTTTGCATCCCGATTTGGGTTCAAGATCGATGAAAAAACTTACTCAGCCATATACTCCAGCGCCCACAGATTGAGTATCGTCAGCCAGGAACGTATTAAGGACGAGTTTCTGAAAATATTGATGAGCGCCGGAATGGTCCGGGGTTTGGAGATGCTGCGTGAAACCGGCTTGCTTGCCATATTTGCGCCTGAGCTTACGGCCATGCATGGAGTCACCCAAAACATCTATCACATATATGATGTATGGACACATTCATTAAAGACGCTTGAGTCAATTCCCGCCGAAGCGGGTATTATAATGAGGCTGGCCGCTTTGATGCATGATATAGGTAAGGTCGAGGCAAGGTCCGTTGCTCCCGATGGAGCAGTTCACTTTTATAATCATGCTCAGGTGGGCGCGAAGATAGCCCATAGGATTATGCGCAGATTGAAATTTTCAAACTCGCAGATCGCCCAGGTCGAATTTCTAATATCAATGCATCTGCGAGTTGGGGAATATGATAAACAGTGGACCGATGCAGCCGTGCGTCGTCTTATTCGTGAGGCGGACCATCACCTAGATGATCTGATAATGCTGACCCAGGCGGACAAGTCCGCATCGAATACGGATATGCCTTCGGTCGATCTGGATGCGTTTTGCGAACATGTTGCGCGAGTAAAGACAAAGCTGGCCGGTCATAAGATTACAAGCCCGCTCGACGGACGTGAAATAATTGAACTGCTGGGTATTGATCAGGGGCCGAAAGTTGGCGAGGTCAAGGCATATTTGGAGAGGGAAATTATTGAAGGGAATCTTTTGGCGGGTGACAAAGCAGGGGCTGCCGAATTAATCGGGCATAAGTTTGGCGTAATATCTTAGACTGAATTAAAATTGACAGTGTCCATGGGGCATGATATACTCCAGGTAGTAACTTCTTCATGCCCCGTGGTAAATAGTTAATTACGCAGAAAATATGAAATCCCCCTCATTGTCTGCCGATAATAGTTAAGTAATATGGCAGGTGAGTGAGGCATCCATATAGATTAAGTGGGTGACTCCAGATATAACTGAGCGGCAGCGGTTCCGAGCTTTTAGCTCTCTACTCTCCGCTTTCAGCCGTTTTCTTAGGTAGGTGAGCTACGGATTGCTGATCGAGCAAGGTCTAAAACAGACTTTATCACAACGGATTGACCCCAAGTTAATCATGGCCAACAACATACTGCAGCTTTCATCACTGGAGTTGCAGCAGGTCGTCGAGCAGGAACTTGCGGAAAATCCGGCGCTTGAGGTGCCTGAGGAGGACCCTTGCGAAGGCTGCGAACAGCCAAAAACTCTGTGCCTTGACTGCCCGTTCCGCAAGCAGTCCGTCTCTTCGGACGATTCCGATCTGAGCGTGTATGAGTTGGATGAGCCGATTGATTTTGCTGCCGATGCCGATGATGGCGAGGGTGATTTCATATCAAACATACGCGCCGAGGTCACGCTTCACGACTACCTCACCGAGGTTTTGCGCGCCGTAGTACCTTCCGAGCAGTGGGATATCGGCGAGTATATCATATCCAACATCAATGAATCGGGCTATCTAGAATGCACTATTGAAGAGCTTGCTCATGAGATGGGTAAGGATATAGATGAAGTCGAGCTGGTCCTTTCGGTCATACACACCCTCGATCCTCCGGGGATCGGCGCGCGCAATCTGCAGGAATGCCTGCAGATTCAGCTCGAAAGGCTGGAGGAAGATGAATGCGGTAATCCGGTCGCGCTGGCCATTGTGCGCGACTATTGGCAGGAAATGCTCTCCGGTAAGGTAGGCAGAATAGCTCGCCGCCTGAAGGTGACTGCAAAGGATGTCGGTTTCGCAATCGAGTTTGTCAGAAAGCAGCTAAACCCCTATCCCGGCAACAGTTTCCGGCCTCCTTATCAAAATGAGCCTGTAAACCAGGGTGGAGCGGTCAGGCCGGATGTCGTGGTGCGCCGAACACCGAACGGCTACGAGATCGACGTGGCGGGCAGCGATTTTTACCTGTTGTCGATCAACTCAAGATACCGCCAGATGTATAACGATATCCGTAACGGTGGAGCTAAAAAATTCAGCGGAGATGATAAGAGCCACATTTCACAGTTTGTCGAGCGAGCTGACCTGTTCATACGATATATAAATGAAAGGCGCAAGACACTGCGGCAGATCACGAAATCGATTGTGGAGTATCAGCAGGGCTATATAGAGACCGGCGCGAAATCTTTTCTAAGGCCGCTTACCCGCACCAAGATAGCGCGCGCGCTGAAGATGCATGAATCTACTGTCAGTCGCGCTACGGCGAACAAGTTTGTTCAACTTCCAAGCCAGGAAGTTGTACCGTTCGACTTTTTCTTCGACGGCTCAGTATCAATCAAGGATGTAATTGGGGAACTCATAGCCTCGGAAGACAAGTGTAATCCTCTCAGTGACCAGCAGATCGCAAAGATTCTGCAGGAACAGGGCCTTAATGTTGCCCGCAGAACGGTGGTCAAATACCGTGAAGCGCAAAAAATCCTCTCCAGCCGCCAGCGGCGAAGATAATAACTCCAATGATCCAAGTACAATAATGTAACCTCCAAGGCTTTTGCGCGTCTAATCTCAATTGAGGGCGAGGCTCCCGCCGAGCCGCAATCCGGTGCATTTGGCTAAGTTCCGTTGGGGCAGATTTGCAATCTGGTCCCTCCTGGGCAAAGTTATCTTGCATAGAACCTGCTTGTAAGGTCTATAATAAATGTAAGCAAGTTTTGGAGGAGTTGAGATGAGAACAGCATTGTCCGCATTCATTATTATGTTGTCACTTGTTTCGGCAGCATACGCAGCC encodes the following:
- a CDS encoding CCA tRNA nucleotidyltransferase; protein product: MNRVIEKLRRATQNSPYAGRLYLVGGIVRDKFMGIPPDEDIDIVLEGDAAGLANFLHERGVADYRPVTFARFGTAMIIVDDRQVEIVGARKESYDASSRKPITQPGTLADDAARRDFTINTLLENLHTGEVLDLTGQAERDIRDGIIRTPVDPIVTFNDDPLRMLRAIRFASRFGFKIDEKTYSAIYSSAHRLSIVSQERIKDEFLKILMSAGMVRGLEMLRETGLLAIFAPELTAMHGVTQNIYHIYDVWTHSLKTLESIPAEAGIIMRLAALMHDIGKVEARSVAPDGAVHFYNHAQVGAKIAHRIMRRLKFSNSQIAQVEFLISMHLRVGEYDKQWTDAAVRRLIREADHHLDDLIMLTQADKSASNTDMPSVDLDAFCEHVARVKTKLAGHKITSPLDGREIIELLGIDQGPKVGEVKAYLEREIIEGNLLAGDKAGAAELIGHKFGVIS
- a CDS encoding haloacid dehalogenase, yielding MENITIIADEIRELLDETNAVREAALKLSRETIRLCANSIRASHREDFDEACRLKSEARKKVEEAKQILKDKLEIYYTGYVQDAQKEYAESELTYAIIREMEFPRHEDLGVEAAAYLNGMAEAIGESRRHVLDVMRHGDLVRAERILDIMDEVYYILITFDYPDAVTQGLRRQTDMVRGVLERTRGDITLLQQQQRLEGAIETAIERMCNEPGNRKASEGDTK
- the rpoN gene encoding RNA polymerase factor sigma-54, translated to MSYGLLIEQGLKQTLSQRIDPKLIMANNILQLSSLELQQVVEQELAENPALEVPEEDPCEGCEQPKTLCLDCPFRKQSVSSDDSDLSVYELDEPIDFAADADDGEGDFISNIRAEVTLHDYLTEVLRAVVPSEQWDIGEYIISNINESGYLECTIEELAHEMGKDIDEVELVLSVIHTLDPPGIGARNLQECLQIQLERLEEDECGNPVALAIVRDYWQEMLSGKVGRIARRLKVTAKDVGFAIEFVRKQLNPYPGNSFRPPYQNEPVNQGGAVRPDVVVRRTPNGYEIDVAGSDFYLLSINSRYRQMYNDIRNGGAKKFSGDDKSHISQFVERADLFIRYINERRKTLRQITKSIVEYQQGYIETGAKSFLRPLTRTKIARALKMHESTVSRATANKFVQLPSQEVVPFDFFFDGSVSIKDVIGELIASEDKCNPLSDQQIAKILQEQGLNVARRTVVKYREAQKILSSRQRRR